The genomic region GTCACTGCCACGTGGAAGGATTTTTATTCTCAGCTTCTTCTTACTATTTTTACTGCCAATGATACATGAAATAGAACTCTAAAACTTTAATTCAACAGCAGATGTAAAAGACAATGTAAAGCAACTATATTGTTTTACCTTTCAGTGAAGAGCTTTAAAGAGCTTATGCAATTTAAAGACAAAACTGAAAAGTTTGGGCATTGTTCCCTTCAGCTGAattctgccatttttttcagcAGTGGAAAATGCTGCAAGCACAACATTGAACtacttccctctctttcccacccCAGACATTCCAAGCTGAGGTGTTATTTCATAGAGATTTTCATACTTGACTTCTACTCCCAAGAGTCTAACTGACCAGATTGTAAGTTTTTGCAATTGTATCACATGTACCATTTCTCTGCTTCCTGAAGGTCCTTTTGTACACTATTGGTGCTGTGTATGTTGTCATTAAAGGTTCTGATTTTGGggtattcctcttttcctgcaAATGCCACCATCATTTTCCTCTGGTAAGCAGCTTGGGCCACCTGCTTGTAGCACTTCCTGCTGGTTATGATCTCCCGTTTCACCTGTTCCAGAGCATCCAAAAAGAACCTCTCCACCTCAGTTCTTTCATCCAAGATAttcctggccagtttcttcactcTGCTCATCTCTTTCCCTTTCATTTCCAGCAGCTGTTGCAGCTTCTCAATTTCTATATGACTGGCCTGGTTCTTTACCAAAGCATTATGTTGCATCTTTTTGATTTCTGCTTTAAATTCTCTAGCCATGTGACAAAGAGCCTCTTCCAGTTTCTTCACCTTGTTTTGCAGCTCCTGGATCTGTGCTTTATGCTGTGTACATTGCAGGATCTTCTCCTGAATTAAcatttcttttgtttcctttacAAAAAATTGAAAGTTCCATGAGATATATTGTTTGTCTggcaacaatttttttaaataggTGAAATGCAATCCACTATTTCATAGTTTAAAATTTTCCCTGATTAAATCACAGGAGCCAAGATTGAAGGCACATTGGTATGAAAACCACAGGGACATGCCAGTTACTCCTATCCTTACTGAACCTGATGAAAAAGAAGTGAAGAGTGCCATCCTTAAGCACAGTCACacccttctatgcccattgaagtcaacaggcttagaacagtgtagctctgcttagggtggcaatATTAAAGTTAATTTCTCCTTCCAGTTTATTCTGGATGCCAGTGGAGCCACTGCAGTAACTCTAAAACAGCAGAAAACAGATTCCCCAATGAAATCAAAACCATCTACAAGAACAGCTTTTATTGAAACGCTCCTCCCATCTCTCTGCCATACACAACCTTCTATGTAGCAACGAGGAAGCCTTTTTGACATTATCTGGGAGGACACCAACTGAAAAAACTTGCaattattaaataataaattCCTTCCCACTCAATAAACTATGCCCTTCCTTCAACATTCTCAAAAAGACGTGCATCCTGATATTTGGTGGTGGCTTGTACCTATATTGATTTAATAAATTAATTACAAGCCAATGAGTAATCAATGAAATTGTCTCTGAGTATAACAACTTGACTTTATCACCTCTGTAACAGAAATATGCCATGATACATCAGGAAAAAAAAGCAAATAATTATTTGATGTATACAAATCTAATCCTAAACTCCTTTCAAAAGGAAGACTTTCTATTTGCACAAACAAGAGGCCAGAATAAGACCTTCAGCTTTCTCAGGTACTGCAAAATGTTAGCAATTTTTACATGAGTCTTTGTACAGATAAACTAGTACTAATGTGTCTACACAAATATTTTAACATTTCTTCTTTATGTATCAATTAAAATAGGGACTGTCAAAACAGGAACCTTCTCTTGCAAGAGAAAAGCATTGTTTTCCTTCAGTTTCTGCTTGGATTTTTCTAAGTCTTCTGTTTCTTTCATATGATATGAAAGAGCCTCATGAAGACGAACATTCTCTGCAAAAACTGCTCTTCCTGCATTGTCCAACTTTCTGAAAAAGGAAATTCAGCAGTTGGTATCACAGATTTTATGTATTAGCCACACTTCACAGAACATAAATAGCAGATCCAATGTGTGTTTATAGAGATAGCACTCATTGGTATAAAATGCTTCATGATCAGCACTGTATTTCGTTATAAGAAATCAAATATTAATTTGGATTACCTATAAATAGTCATATTGTAGCTCTTTAGCCAAGATTAAGGAATAGAGAAATCAGATAAATCTTACGTGATCGCTTCATGGTGGGCCCTTTCTGCCAACATTATAATcttcttctctgcttctctttccaATCGTTGCTAAGAGAAAGAAAGGGCAAAAGTACAAGAATTGAAAATTTTTTGCAATTAAACCCGGGCACAAAATAGTATGAGAATTTCAAAAATACTTGGAGAAAAATTTTAACACTTCTAGAAGAAGACAAAAGAAGATGCCACTGAGGTCAGTGAAATCCAGTGTCAATGAAAACAAAGATTTCTTAGAATCTGAGATCCAGCTCTTTTCCTCCAAAGATGTATCTATTTTCTTAAGGATTATTTCAGGAGATACAAGCAAAATGTCACAAACTGGAATACATATAATACTTTATCTGAATTAAGATCTTACCCAAATAATCCCAAACTGCAGTGCACAACTGAGAGCAAAGAAAGCATCCTGGGGAAATCTGATACATTTTTCACACAGAACACCACTATACTCAATACAGAAAGCCATGCATGCACAATGCAAGGCCAAAGTTACTTCCAAGATGTATGGGCTAACCCCAGTAAACCAGTAAAGCTGAAACAGACAAGTACTAAAGTAGCATATCTAATCTCCTAAATTAGAACTATGTAATGTTCCCTAAAACAACATACCTTTTCTTCAAGAAACTTTCTCTCCAACCTGCAGAGTGTCTCCTGATGTTCTTTTTTTGTGATATCCAAGCTTTCTTTCAGCTAGGATTGTAAAAAGTATTTCATAATTATTTTAGTTTTCTAGAAAATAATCCAAATGATATTCCTTAGAGAGGTATTTCAAACTAACCCTTCCGATCCCAATGTTTCTGACATACagattttctttcatttgttaGTTTTGCATTTGTTTGGATCTCACGAAATGGTCACCTTCTCATTTATAGTTGGCCTTCTTTTACATTTTCATATATTTGTGTTCACTCTATAAGCTGTCTTTCAACACAGCACAGGCCCATATGTTCTAATTCACCCATCTGGATGCAACCTTTCTTCTCCCTCAGATAAGCACATCATCCAAAATTT from Eublepharis macularius isolate TG4126 chromosome 2, MPM_Emac_v1.0, whole genome shotgun sequence harbors:
- the BBOF1 gene encoding basal body-orientation factor 1 translates to MAKGKASKAGRAKKSGTRGSKPEIKSLEKEAEADRAKAAAALWEARLEVTEVSRREYRGAARRLARNNEELERQQRKLEKDTVEVISFLKKQDSEKEELLEKMKQQLNELKQQAKEENEKVAEQFTKQLEEMEAKFHKKAKEIGLIQIELKMIKEFRDEKACMEKELEDLKESLDITKKEHQETLCRLERKFLEEKQRLEREAEKKIIMLAERAHHEAITKLDNAGRAVFAENVRLHEALSYHMKETEDLEKSKQKLKENNAFLLQEKETKEMLIQEKILQCTQHKAQIQELQNKVKKLEEALCHMAREFKAEIKKMQHNALVKNQASHIEIEKLQQLLEMKGKEMSRVKKLARNILDERTEVERFFLDALEQVKREIITSRKCYKQVAQAAYQRKMMVAFAGKEEYPKIRTFNDNIHSTNSVQKDLQEAEKWTNIQRGKVDISELTWEQKESVLRLLFAKMNGLRSRKYSQTLVPLASFSTTENKARAADTTHSFTFITQQAPMSESTTHKTSLPDIQIIPPQL